The Haematobia irritans isolate KBUSLIRL chromosome 1, ASM5000362v1, whole genome shotgun sequence DNA segment gaaaattagagtcatttttacaacttttcgactaagcagtgacgattttacaaggaaaatgttggtattttgaccatttttgtcgaaatcagaaaaacatatatatgggagctatatctaaatctgaactgatttcactgattgtactcctagtgcaaaatttcaaccaaaatttcaacatgactatattactaattgtactcctagtgcaaaatttcatccaaagctcaaccaaattgggccaaaactctggcttctggggccatataagtccatatcgggcaaatttggcacacatgactatactactaattgtactccttgtgcaaaatgtcaagctaatcgggataaaactctggcttctgggtccatataagtgcatatcgggcgaaagatatatatgggagctatatctaaatctgaatcgatttcaaccaaattttgcacacttgactatactactaattgtactcctagtgcaaaatttcaaccaaattcggccaaaaatcaggcttctggggccatataagtccatatcgggtgaaagatatatatgggagctatatctaaatctgaaccgatttcaatcaaattttgcacacttgactttacgactaagtgttatgtttgtacaaaatttcaagcaaatcggtataaaactctggctgctgggtccatattagtacatatcgggcgaaagatatatatgggagctatatctaaatctgaaccgatttgttccaaaatcaacagagttttattctgacccaaattaggaacatgtgccaaatttgaaggcgattggactcaaattgtgacctagactttgatcacaaaaatgtgttcacagacagacggacggacggacatggttatatcgactcaggcacccaccctgagcattattgccaaagacactatgtgtctatctcgtctccttctgggtgttacaaacatatgcactaacttataatactctgttccacagtgtggcgcagggtataaatatctaCAAAAATCACCAAATTTCTAGACATTCCTCATTATATCCCAAACTCAAAAAATGTATCCACACCCACAAATAAATCCCCATTTGGTGAAAATCCCCAAATAATGGCAACGCTGTGTCAaagaatcgggagattggtctataaggGAGTTATATAGAAACATTGATCGTTGCAAGCTATATTTGGCATAGCTTTGTTGGATCTAAAAACttccatattttaaattttaagtaaattggattaaagaaGGCCAATCGGAAAATTGGTCGTTATGATAGCTATAGTAAATAGCACAGCTTTTTACAAACGCAAAATGCCATGCCACAATTTAGTTTAAATATCTTCACACACTGGTCTGCCACAGTTATgcccttttctatggaaaacacgGCATCCATCGGATAAATTTCCGTAAATCGGCGGTCTGCCAATACGATCTCATGTGTTTTTAGACAGTTTAATTAACATTCTagcatattttgtctaaatcgttaattttattttaaaattttaactttaaattCCACCAAACATTATTTAAATCAACTGTTATACATTCTTCACCGCATTAACCATCATATACATATGGCACTGTAAATTTGTGTTTGTATTTTgaatcaaaataatttaaattggtACAACATGACCACACTTACCGAAATTGTATGCACATATGTTCAGTTCGATGTTCCACAAATGATGCAATACGAATTGTGAGTCTTTATCCACAGGGTGGTGGTGAGTACTTGTATAATATAGTCAACCACCTCTGACTTTTGACTTTAGtaatttccatatatatatataacacgatattaataatattctatattatatatttatgcgcaatattaaaacaaaaaaattaaaattgtttgtttttatatacatattgtttttttgtttttttttttgtttacaatattCACACGTACAAtccgatatatatataaaattaatgacAGACACAGATAataaagagaaaaacaaaatatataaattacaaagaatgcaattctatataaatactcaattataatgaatttcgaacatttacacaaaaatatttgcgaatacaaaatgttaatttgcCGAAAAATTCTTATCATCGCCTTACTGGCGGCTATCGTAGGATATAGCAATGCCAATGATGATATTCTTCAATACATTGAAGTGGAAGCCAAACAACAAATACAGATCAAACTAAAGAATATTGAAGAAGGACATCTTGGAGAATCGCAATATTCATATCGTTGTACAGCAGGCCTGGCTAAAAGaggtaaattaatttacaaaaaaattgctttaatttttattctattattaatgctaaaatttaatttcatagcaCGTGTTACCTGTTCTGGCCATGATCGAGTGACATGGTCTACTCCTCATAATGCAGAATTAACATTAAATTGTCCTCCAAGTGGTCAGGGCCCTATAATTGACTTTACTGAAATCGATTTCACCGTGACGACGACGAATGTTAATTGCATTATTACCGCAGGAGGTATCGGTTACGATTTCATACAAGTTAAAGTCATTGCTAATGGAACGAAATTATTCGAATATTCAGATAATTTTTATActgaataaatataatataactgGTAGCTGAAAACGAGGAAAACGAGCCAACATTCCAatgcaatttttacattttttatgagAAGGTACAATTTCGTAAAGGGTATACCAGATCAGTACATTTTACTTGTTTCCACAAAACTTTCCTTCTAACGAATCTTTAAACCAACGAAATCAAAAAAGTTATTCCTCATAATGTTTTTTCCTGTGTACATTTCCAAGGAATTAAATAGTCATCACCAATCGGGATTGTAAGACTGGCTGCCAGAGAATATAGAAAAAAGTGCCCATGAGAGAATATATCCCAATACCTATTCATATTCGGATATACTTTGAATGCAATCATAGATTATAGGTTACATAGATGGTTTAAAAATTGCGACCACCAAAACCGCGAagatatataattcaattttatgcGGTTTTGCTATTTACGAACGACCCCAAAGCAAATTGCTGCCTTGAACTGATTCTTTTGAGAcagttttcaaattcaataccAAATGTCATATGAATtgtctttgaaaaatttaactttgaaACAAAATCAAATCGAACCATTTCTGAAGCGAATGGCACTAGGAGACGTTCAAATACGATAAAAATGTGTGAAAAAATCATAGTGCAAGGGTGGTGAAGTTGAACTAATGCTCGCACACTGAGGATTGATACTTCGAAAAGTCATACTGAGATTAGCAGTAAACGGAATTCCGTTACAAAAACTGAACACTGGTGATTGATACTTCGAAGTCATACTGAAATTGGAAAGGAATATAGTGTCGAAACTCGACGCCGGTTAAGCAGTAAACGGAATTCCGTTACAAAAACTGAACCAGTAGGTAtagtgaaaaacaagtaaggaagtcGTAAAGTCgtacgggccgactatattatatcctgcatcacttgtagatctaaattttcgataccatatcacatccgtcaaatgtgttggggctatatataaaggtttgtcccaaatacatacatttaaatatcactcgatctggacagaatttgatagacttctacaaaatctatagactcaaaatttaagtcggctactgcactagggtggagcacaatgttagtaaaacaatacgggaaacatttaaatctgaagcaattttaaggaaacttcgcaaaagtttcgaCTAAgccgtggcgattttacaaggaaaatgttggtattttggccatttttgtcgaaatcagaaaaacatatatatgggagctatatctaaatctgaaccgatttcaaccaaatttggcacgcatagctacaatgccaattctactccctgtgcaaaatttcaactaaatcggagcaaaaaattggcctctgtggtcatatgagtgtaaatcgagcgaaagctctatatgggagatatatctaaatctgaaccgatttcttccaaaatcaatagggttctatactgagccaaaacacatacttgtgccaaatttgaagtcgattggactaaaactgcgacctagactttgattacaaaaatgtgttcacggacagacagacatggctatatcgactcaggagcccacactgagcatttttgccaaagacaccgtgtgtctatctcgtctccttctggatgttgcaaacatatgcactaacttataataccctgttccacagtgtggcgcagggtataaagagcATTTTCTGTTAATTCGATTTTGAGCTTCGGTTATCCAGTTTCgtatatttcaatgaaattcggCCGTATGTTTTCTCCGAaagttttattacaataaatcgtcaattttttttttttacaaaataagtcTTTAGAACTCATtttcacagatttttttattttttcctttttaacCGGTCTTAGGCAAAATAAAAACCCGATAAccggttttcaaaaaatatggATTTTCGATAAaccagaaaacatttttgttttaactcAGTTTTTTTGACACCCTAGAAAGGAATCATCCACTATGAGAACACCCATCCTGGTCGAACGATTGATTAATTGTATTCAGACCGAGGAACTCGGCGACTAAGATTGGATGCGTCCAGAGTTTGCCAGCCAAACCTACGTGGCTGGGCAAacgaaaaggtgacgagtgtcatgcggCCCTTAATTACAGATGAGACACGCGTCAGCTACGATGCTAGCAATCACTGAGAGATATGAATTAAGACGGATGCACTTGTCTGATCTTAGGGCAACACTATCGTGAAAAGACCTTGCTTGGATGCTATTGGCCGGTGGCCGGACTCCGAGAACGGGATTAATCTTGTAGCTGTTCACCGCTTCAGTTTACCTATGATGACTAGAtgggattctggatttataagaaccattttttgtttgagttttgtaagtgtgcaagaataaatgatgaaataaaacctcgatttgaaatctaaaatctgtagatttttaccccaattatttaagtgattacgagaagtaaaatctggaaattttgcattcagtttcaagcaattttcatgatcagtgtgccttctataccctcaataagtgaaatcggtctatatggaggccttaccaaatggaccgataaaactaaatcatatacactttgttatgagtCTAAAATGACAGTATatattcaatttgtggcaaatcggataaaaactagaatttctagaaaccctaggagttaaatcgggagttcggtgtaatggggactataacaaaacatggaaggatacacacagtattcagcacatttaattgtagttctagaaactagaccccaaatcggggggccggtttataagggggctatatcaaaaactgttccgatacacaatatgtttggcacagctctttatggtcctagaatacctctagatttcaaatttcaagcaaattggataaaaactacgcattctaaaacccaaaaagtaaaatcgggagatcggtgtatatgggggctatatcaaaacatggaccggtactcaccattttcgacacaactctttatggtcctagaatacctctagatttcacatttccggcaaattgggaAAAAACTACGGAtgttaaaagcccaagaagtaaaatcgggagatcggtctatatgggtgctataccaaaaccgataccacacacctctttatggttctagatGAAATGAAAACCAAGACCTTAAATCGGGCgactggtttatatgggagctatatcaaaacctgaaccgatatagcccatcttcgagctTGGCCTGTATGCAGATAACATAAAAGACGAttctttgccaaatttcaggacgatatccCCATTATtgtaacgtgattacaacagacagacagacggccagacggacatgcttatatcatttttttcaatatagcgGCTTTTTCTTTGTAACGCAGGATCTCAGGATGAAGATGAAACTAATATTCCTGGGTGGCAGTTGTCTGTCCATATgttaagatggtggtttggatggttACTGTGATAACAATAGTACACTTAAACACTGTTAACAGtacactggaaaaatatttatttaagatttaattcgtttttttttttgttattattggcttctcttcaatcgttattgttgtttttgatctcagcttaaagccatgcattgactaaactactaagctacacttgtacaacaataacaaaaaaacgaatgaagatagaggaagcacgctcaaaaacaaacccagccatttacattcaaatcgatgatttgagtttggcaaaggaaaagagatatgcttgcaaatttgttttaggcagtagccgactatcaaacccctttttcggaaggttcaagtgtagttcactttgggttgagtgaatcacccgaatttattctgataattggttgatagttttgct contains these protein-coding regions:
- the LOC142220966 gene encoding uncharacterized protein LOC142220966; the encoded protein is MNFEHLHKNICEYKMLICRKILIIALLAAIVGYSNANDDILQYIEVEAKQQIQIKLKNIEEGHLGESQYSYRCTAGLAKRARVTCSGHDRVTWSTPHNAELTLNCPPSGQGPIIDFTEIDFTVTTTNVNCIITAGGIGYDFIQVKVIANGTKLFEYSDNFYTE